TGCCCAAAAATGGCAAAAGAAAGGACATTCAGTTAAAATTGGAGCAAGGTTTCCTTGGAGTGAAAAAAACAAACAATTGGCACTCTTGCTTGGAGAAGAAACCTTAATTGATGTGGCGGAGGCCGTGAAACAAAGCGACGTCATATTGATTTCCACTCCCGCCATGGCCACCGTAGAAGTGGTAAAAAGTTTAGGTGACACTACCGGAAAAGTGATTATTGACTCCATGAACATTGTGATGGGACGAGGCCCTCAGGGTTACAAAAACACCACGGATGCCATATTGGACCATACCCAAACCCGAGACGTAGTAAAGTGCTTTAATACCACCGGTTTCAACAACTTACAAAACCCGGAATACCAGGGAGTAAACCTGGATTTATTTGTTGCCGGTGACAGTGAAAAAGCCAGGCAAATTGCAATACAACTGGCTCATGATGCCGGATTCCCAACTTGCTATTCTATTGGAGGAAATGATAAATTTGAACTGATGGAACAATTCGCCTGGTTTTGGATTAACCTGGCTATGT
This DNA window, taken from Bacteroidia bacterium, encodes the following:
- a CDS encoding NAD(P)-binding domain-containing protein — translated: MNIAIIGSGNVGGTLAQKWQKKGHSVKIGARFPWSEKNKQLALLLGEETLIDVAEAVKQSDVILISTPAMATVEVVKSLGDTTGKVIIDSMNIVMGRGPQGYKNTTDAILDHTQTRDVVKCFNTTGFNNLQNPEYQGVNLDLFVAGDSEKARQIAIQLAHDAGFPTCYSIGGNDKFELMEQFAWFWINLAMFQGQGREIGFKLLRRN